One window of the Eucalyptus grandis isolate ANBG69807.140 chromosome 8, ASM1654582v1, whole genome shotgun sequence genome contains the following:
- the LOC104456025 gene encoding high mobility group B protein 15 isoform X1, translating into MASTSGGNQSPMSPLKEQMQTSGYHPYPPPLAEYDDVVASPSLFMTTLEKLHSTMGTKFMIPIIGGKELDLHRLFVEVTSRGGIEKIIRERRWKDVTAIFNFPSTATNASFVLRKYYVSLLHHYEQIYYFKARIWTPLSAGTLQSPPVPTFLAQQMEAMHPAQETKVPMTLQPRTTASDLPRAGTTSPANSPVVGVIDGKFESGYLVTVTIGSEKLKGVLYQTPQSAAGKMPQQFNFSINNNNVAGSSGIQRRRRRKKSEIKRRDPAHPKPNRSGYNFFFAEQHARLKPLHPGKDREISRMIGELWNKLNESERTVYQDKALKDKERYKMEMESYRERLRMGQVVSDAVPLQQRLPELDVDMADVDANPEETEEGNSPQTQDNESSTDKSFSEEDDKDTEKELDVEASPVCAAVLESSNLDVNEAHPQMDVANVEEGREKQDIAIDNVEVAESVRDGIENVEDVDKEKLGQSSS; encoded by the exons ATGGCATCAACTTCTGGTGGGAACCAAAGTCCAATGTCTCCATTGAAGGAGCAAATGCAGACCTCTGGATATCATCCATACCCTCCACCTCTTGCAGAGTATGATGATGTTGTGGCAAGTCCTAGCCTCTTTATGACTACTCTGGAGAAGCTCCATTCAACTATGGGGACCAAATTCAT GATTCCTATTATTGGGGGCAAAGAGCTCGACTTGCATCGGTTATTTGTTGAAGTAACTTCTCGCGGTGGCATTGAAAAG ATCATTAGGGAGAGACGATGGAAAGATGTGACTGCAATCTTCAATTTCCCCTCCACTGCAACAAATGCCTCATTTGTGCTGCGCAAGTATTATGTTTCACTGCTTCATCATTATGAACAAATTTACTATTTCAAGGCCCGCATTTGGACTCCTCTCTCTGCTG GAACTCTGCAGAGCCCCCCTGTGCCAACATTTTTGGCACAACAGATGGAAGCTATGCATCCTGCGCAAGAAACCAAAGTGCCAATGACTCTGCAACCAAGGACAACAGCATCGGACTTGCCTCGAG CAGGCACTACCTCACCTGCGAATTCTCCAGTGGTGGGAGTTATTGACGGGAAATTTGAAAGTGGGTACCTAGTAACTGTTACAATAGGCTCGGAGAAGTTAAAGGGTGTACTTTACCAAACGCCTCAGAGCGCTGCTGGAAAAATGCCTCAGCAATTCAATTTCTCCATCAATAATAACAATGTAGCTGGAAGTTCTGGCATTCAACGTCGGCGCAGAAGGAAAAAATCTGAGATCAAGAGGAGGGATCCCGCACATCCGAAACCTAACAGAAGCggttataatttcttttttgctgAGCAGCACGCAAGATTGAAACCTCTCCACCCTGGGAAGGACAGAGAGATTAGTAGGATGATCGGCGAACTTTGGAACAAGCTAAACGAATCTGAAAGAACT GTTTATCAAGACAAAGCGCTCAAAGATAAAGAAAGGTacaagatggagatggagagcTACAGGGAGAGATTGAGGATGGGCCAGGTCGTCAGTGATGCCGTGCCCCTGCAACAACGACTTCCCGAATTGGATGTGGACATGGCAGATGTGGATGCAAATCCTGAAGAGACTGAAGAGGGGAATTCTCCCCAAACCCAAGATAATGAGAGTAGCACCGATAAAAGCTTTTCTGAGGAGGATGACAAAGACACTGAGAAGGAATTGGATGTGGAGGCTTCACCTGTATGTGCTGCAGTCCTCGAGAGTAGCAATTTGGATGTCAATGAGGCACATCCTCAGATGGATGTTGCAAATGTAGAGGAGGGTCGTGAGAAGCAGGACATAGCCATTGACAATGTTGAAGTGGCAGAAAGCGTCAGAGATGGGATTGAAAATGTCGAAGATGTAGACAAAGAAAAATTGGGCCAATCTTCTAGCtga
- the LOC104456025 gene encoding high mobility group B protein 15 isoform X2 codes for MASTSGGNQSPMSPLKEQMQTSGYHPYPPPLAEYDDVVASPSLFMTTLEKLHSTMGTKFMIPIIGGKELDLHRLFVEVTSRGGIEKIIRERRWKDVTAIFNFPSTATNASFVLRKYYVSLLHHYEQIYYFKARIWTPLSAGTLQSPPVPTFLAQQMEAMHPAQETKVPMTLQPRTTASDLPRGTTSPANSPVVGVIDGKFESGYLVTVTIGSEKLKGVLYQTPQSAAGKMPQQFNFSINNNNVAGSSGIQRRRRRKKSEIKRRDPAHPKPNRSGYNFFFAEQHARLKPLHPGKDREISRMIGELWNKLNESERTVYQDKALKDKERYKMEMESYRERLRMGQVVSDAVPLQQRLPELDVDMADVDANPEETEEGNSPQTQDNESSTDKSFSEEDDKDTEKELDVEASPVCAAVLESSNLDVNEAHPQMDVANVEEGREKQDIAIDNVEVAESVRDGIENVEDVDKEKLGQSSS; via the exons ATGGCATCAACTTCTGGTGGGAACCAAAGTCCAATGTCTCCATTGAAGGAGCAAATGCAGACCTCTGGATATCATCCATACCCTCCACCTCTTGCAGAGTATGATGATGTTGTGGCAAGTCCTAGCCTCTTTATGACTACTCTGGAGAAGCTCCATTCAACTATGGGGACCAAATTCAT GATTCCTATTATTGGGGGCAAAGAGCTCGACTTGCATCGGTTATTTGTTGAAGTAACTTCTCGCGGTGGCATTGAAAAG ATCATTAGGGAGAGACGATGGAAAGATGTGACTGCAATCTTCAATTTCCCCTCCACTGCAACAAATGCCTCATTTGTGCTGCGCAAGTATTATGTTTCACTGCTTCATCATTATGAACAAATTTACTATTTCAAGGCCCGCATTTGGACTCCTCTCTCTGCTG GAACTCTGCAGAGCCCCCCTGTGCCAACATTTTTGGCACAACAGATGGAAGCTATGCATCCTGCGCAAGAAACCAAAGTGCCAATGACTCTGCAACCAAGGACAACAGCATCGGACTTGCCTCGAG GCACTACCTCACCTGCGAATTCTCCAGTGGTGGGAGTTATTGACGGGAAATTTGAAAGTGGGTACCTAGTAACTGTTACAATAGGCTCGGAGAAGTTAAAGGGTGTACTTTACCAAACGCCTCAGAGCGCTGCTGGAAAAATGCCTCAGCAATTCAATTTCTCCATCAATAATAACAATGTAGCTGGAAGTTCTGGCATTCAACGTCGGCGCAGAAGGAAAAAATCTGAGATCAAGAGGAGGGATCCCGCACATCCGAAACCTAACAGAAGCggttataatttcttttttgctgAGCAGCACGCAAGATTGAAACCTCTCCACCCTGGGAAGGACAGAGAGATTAGTAGGATGATCGGCGAACTTTGGAACAAGCTAAACGAATCTGAAAGAACT GTTTATCAAGACAAAGCGCTCAAAGATAAAGAAAGGTacaagatggagatggagagcTACAGGGAGAGATTGAGGATGGGCCAGGTCGTCAGTGATGCCGTGCCCCTGCAACAACGACTTCCCGAATTGGATGTGGACATGGCAGATGTGGATGCAAATCCTGAAGAGACTGAAGAGGGGAATTCTCCCCAAACCCAAGATAATGAGAGTAGCACCGATAAAAGCTTTTCTGAGGAGGATGACAAAGACACTGAGAAGGAATTGGATGTGGAGGCTTCACCTGTATGTGCTGCAGTCCTCGAGAGTAGCAATTTGGATGTCAATGAGGCACATCCTCAGATGGATGTTGCAAATGTAGAGGAGGGTCGTGAGAAGCAGGACATAGCCATTGACAATGTTGAAGTGGCAGAAAGCGTCAGAGATGGGATTGAAAATGTCGAAGATGTAGACAAAGAAAAATTGGGCCAATCTTCTAGCtga